Proteins encoded together in one uncultured Desulfosarcina sp. window:
- the acd gene encoding glutaryl-CoA dehydrogenase Acd, whose protein sequence is MDFTLSKEMQMLQKAVRDFCKKQIAPNVEEWDKTHYFPYEEVMKPMGELGFWGTVIPEEYGGEDMGFLAAMIVTEELARVCSSLRVQVNMQVLGCAYTIFRYGTEEAKKKYIEGLCAGELIGGFGITEPDAGSDVMAMASTAEDKGDHWLLNGNKTWISNAQVADVLIYYAYTDKDAGSKGLSAFVIEPKNFNGVKTTALDKLGSWSSPTGEVFLDGTKVPKENILGKPGDGAKIVFSSLNQTRLSAAAGAVGVAQACLDVVTKYCNDRKQFGKPIGQFQMNQDMVAQMATEIDCSRYLVYRAALEKDNGKLNNGLDVAKAKYFAGETVNKCANYAMRILGAYGYSTEYPIARIYRDTPTYYMVEGSANICKWIIALDQLGYRKANR, encoded by the coding sequence ATGGATTTCACACTTTCAAAAGAGATGCAGATGCTGCAAAAGGCTGTCCGCGATTTTTGTAAAAAGCAGATTGCCCCCAATGTGGAGGAGTGGGACAAGACTCATTACTTCCCCTATGAAGAAGTCATGAAACCCATGGGCGAGCTGGGTTTCTGGGGTACGGTGATCCCCGAGGAATACGGTGGAGAAGACATGGGTTTCCTCGCCGCCATGATCGTGACCGAAGAACTGGCCCGGGTGTGCAGTTCGCTGCGCGTTCAGGTGAACATGCAGGTGTTGGGGTGTGCCTACACCATTTTCCGATACGGGACCGAGGAGGCGAAAAAGAAGTATATCGAAGGGTTGTGTGCCGGCGAGTTGATCGGCGGGTTCGGTATTACCGAACCGGATGCGGGCTCGGATGTCATGGCCATGGCCAGCACGGCCGAAGACAAGGGCGACCACTGGCTGCTTAACGGCAACAAGACCTGGATTTCCAACGCCCAGGTGGCCGACGTGCTGATTTATTATGCCTATACGGACAAGGACGCCGGCTCCAAGGGGCTGTCCGCCTTTGTGATCGAACCCAAGAACTTCAACGGCGTCAAGACCACCGCACTGGATAAGCTGGGCTCCTGGAGTTCGCCCACGGGCGAGGTTTTTCTCGACGGCACCAAGGTGCCCAAGGAGAACATATTGGGAAAACCCGGCGACGGCGCCAAGATCGTCTTCAGCTCCCTGAACCAGACCCGCTTGTCGGCGGCGGCCGGTGCCGTGGGGGTGGCCCAGGCCTGTCTGGACGTGGTGACCAAGTACTGCAACGACCGCAAGCAGTTCGGCAAGCCTATCGGCCAGTTTCAGATGAACCAGGACATGGTGGCCCAGATGGCTACCGAGATCGACTGTTCCCGGTATCTGGTTTACCGCGCCGCGTTGGAGAAAGACAACGGCAAGCTCAACAACGGGCTGGATGTGGCCAAGGCCAAGTATTTCGCCGGTGAAACGGTCAACAAGTGCGCCAACTACGCCATGCGCATTCTGGGCGCCTATGGCTACTCCACCGAGTATCCGATCGCCCGCATATACCGGGACACGCCCACCTACTACATGGTGGAAGGCTCGGCCAACATCTGCAAGTGGATTATTGCGTTGGATCAATTAGGCTATCGCAAGGCCAATCGGTAG
- a CDS encoding carboxyl transferase domain-containing protein, with translation MRPYFEKMPTFGRELNEGQIKSTEENVRQIGEVEDAVKAAVQKVKTAGFPEEKINARGQMTVWQRINYLIDPGTWCPLHTLFNPEGNAEGHTNVFDGLARISKKWCVVIGFDNKYLAGAWVAGQPENILRVTNLSKRLNIPLVWLVNCSGVKLPEQEKFYANRRGSGTAFFRHAELNQLGIPVLAGIYGTNPAGGGYQGISPTILFAHKNCNIAVGGGGILSGMSPKGYFDEEGAEALIAAAKQYKAKPPGSVSVHHDATGFFRYVYEEETGVLDGLKAYMADMPAYKSKFFRVAKPKEPMFKADDLYRLIPFNQKQMYSFDEVLARLVDGSEHMEFRPDYGPEIYTGLVKLGGFLVGCIGNRQGWLGEGYPEYADYPGIGGKLYRQGLIKMNEFVTLCGRDRVPIVWFQDTSGIDVGDIAEKAELLGLGQSLIYSIQQTDVPQMLVVLRKGTAAAHYVMGGPTANRHNAFTLGLPTTEIYVMHGETAAAASYSRRLVKEKDAGRSLQPVIDKMNQMAQEYHDNSRPIYCAEHGLVDEVVQMNNLRQYLLAFAGAVYQNPKSICPQHQMILPRIIKG, from the coding sequence ATGCGACCCTATTTTGAGAAGATGCCCACGTTTGGCCGGGAACTGAACGAAGGGCAGATTAAAAGCACCGAGGAAAATGTCCGCCAGATCGGAGAAGTGGAGGATGCGGTCAAAGCGGCCGTGCAGAAGGTCAAGACCGCCGGCTTTCCCGAAGAGAAGATCAATGCCCGCGGCCAGATGACGGTCTGGCAGCGCATCAACTACCTGATCGATCCGGGCACCTGGTGCCCGCTGCACACCTTATTCAATCCCGAAGGCAATGCCGAAGGCCATACCAACGTCTTCGACGGCCTGGCGAGAATATCCAAAAAATGGTGCGTGGTCATCGGTTTCGACAACAAGTATCTGGCCGGCGCCTGGGTGGCCGGCCAGCCGGAGAACATCCTGCGGGTGACCAACCTTTCCAAACGGCTCAACATCCCTCTGGTCTGGCTGGTCAACTGCAGCGGGGTAAAGCTGCCCGAACAGGAAAAGTTCTACGCCAACCGCCGCGGCTCCGGAACCGCCTTCTTTCGCCATGCCGAACTGAACCAGCTTGGCATTCCGGTGCTGGCCGGCATTTACGGCACCAACCCGGCCGGCGGCGGCTACCAGGGCATCAGTCCCACGATTCTGTTTGCCCATAAAAACTGCAACATCGCCGTAGGCGGCGGCGGCATCCTGAGCGGCATGTCTCCCAAGGGGTATTTCGACGAAGAGGGCGCCGAGGCCCTGATCGCCGCGGCCAAGCAGTACAAGGCCAAACCGCCCGGATCGGTGAGCGTCCACCACGACGCGACCGGATTCTTCCGCTATGTGTATGAAGAAGAGACCGGCGTGCTGGACGGTCTGAAAGCGTACATGGCGGACATGCCGGCCTACAAGAGCAAGTTTTTTCGGGTGGCGAAGCCCAAGGAGCCCATGTTCAAGGCCGACGATCTGTACCGCCTGATTCCTTTCAACCAGAAGCAGATGTACAGCTTTGACGAAGTGCTGGCCCGGCTGGTGGACGGCAGCGAACATATGGAGTTCCGTCCGGACTACGGGCCGGAGATTTACACCGGCCTGGTCAAGCTGGGCGGATTTCTGGTGGGCTGCATCGGCAACCGCCAGGGCTGGCTGGGGGAAGGGTATCCCGAGTATGCCGACTATCCGGGCATCGGCGGCAAGCTCTACCGCCAGGGCCTGATCAAGATGAACGAGTTCGTGACCCTCTGCGGCCGGGACCGGGTTCCCATCGTCTGGTTCCAGGACACCTCCGGCATCGATGTGGGCGACATCGCCGAGAAGGCCGAACTGCTGGGGCTGGGCCAGAGCCTGATCTACTCCATCCAGCAGACCGACGTGCCCCAGATGCTGGTGGTGCTGCGCAAGGGGACCGCCGCGGCTCATTACGTCATGGGCGGCCCCACGGCCAACCGGCACAACGCTTTCACCCTGGGGCTGCCCACAACCGAGATCTACGTGATGCATGGGGAGACCGCCGCTGCGGCCAGTTACTCCCGGCGGCTGGTCAAAGAGAAGGACGCCGGACGGTCACTGCAGCCGGTGATCGACAAGATGAACCAGATGGCCCAGGAGTATCACGACAACTCAAGACCGATCTACTGCGCCGAGCACGGGCTGGTGGACGAGGTGGTGCAGATGAACAATTTGCGCCAATACCTGCTGGCCTTTGCCGGGGCGGTCTACCAGAACCCGAAATCGATCTGCCCCCAGCATCAGATGATTTTGCCAAGAATCATCAAGGGCTGA
- a CDS encoding transketolase C-terminal domain-containing protein, with amino-acid sequence MDLTLMEGNEAIGWGAVAAGCNFFAGYPITPATTIYNTMLKLLPPKGGVCMQGEDEIASIGFCLGASMAGMKAMTATSGPGISLYSEQISFAIGSEIPIVIVDVQRLGPSTGSATKGADGDIQFLQWGNSGGLPVIVLAPTDVKDCYELTVQAFNLAEQYRCPVFIAANKEISMTRETLCLDELSLPPVVQRRLAEPDQAFLPFQTGKGETVPGFLPIGGQTLVRQTSSTHGVNGYITTDPEEIAMMQGRLKEKIEGAVADFTYCEEIHTPDAETLIVTYGITARAAKVAVERLKAQGRPASLLVLKTLWPVPEALIRQAAEPYKRVVVAEMNLGQYVREIQRLLPEKEIAFAGGMNGELIKPAQIMEGVANG; translated from the coding sequence ATGGATTTGACACTTATGGAAGGCAACGAAGCCATCGGCTGGGGCGCCGTGGCCGCCGGCTGCAACTTTTTTGCCGGCTACCCGATCACGCCGGCCACCACCATTTATAACACCATGCTGAAACTGCTGCCGCCCAAAGGCGGGGTCTGCATGCAGGGCGAGGACGAGATCGCCTCCATCGGTTTTTGCCTGGGGGCCTCCATGGCCGGCATGAAAGCCATGACGGCCACCTCGGGCCCCGGCATCAGTCTGTACAGCGAGCAGATTTCCTTTGCCATCGGCAGCGAAATCCCCATCGTCATCGTCGATGTCCAGCGGCTGGGGCCCTCCACCGGGTCGGCCACCAAGGGCGCCGACGGCGATATCCAGTTTCTGCAATGGGGCAACAGCGGCGGGCTGCCCGTGATCGTACTGGCCCCGACCGATGTGAAGGACTGCTACGAACTCACCGTGCAGGCCTTCAACCTGGCCGAACAGTACCGCTGCCCTGTGTTTATCGCCGCCAACAAAGAGATCTCCATGACCCGCGAGACATTGTGCCTGGATGAACTCTCCCTGCCGCCGGTGGTCCAGCGCCGCCTGGCGGAACCGGATCAGGCCTTTTTGCCCTTTCAGACCGGCAAGGGGGAAACGGTGCCCGGCTTTTTGCCCATCGGCGGGCAAACCCTGGTGCGCCAGACCTCCTCAACCCACGGGGTCAACGGTTACATCACCACGGATCCCGAAGAGATCGCCATGATGCAGGGGCGCTTGAAAGAGAAGATCGAAGGGGCGGTGGCCGATTTCACCTATTGTGAAGAAATCCACACCCCCGATGCCGAAACCTTGATCGTCACTTACGGGATTACCGCCCGGGCGGCCAAGGTGGCGGTTGAGCGACTGAAAGCCCAGGGGCGGCCCGCATCCCTGCTGGTGCTGAAAACCCTGTGGCCGGTGCCCGAGGCCCTGATTAGACAGGCGGCCGAACCGTACAAGCGGGTGGTGGTGGCCGAAATGAACCTGGGGCAGTACGTGCGGGAGATTCAGCGCCTGCTGCCGGAAAAAGAGATCGCCTTTGCAGGCGGAATGAACGGAGAATTGATCAAACCCGCACAGATCATGGAGGGGGTTGCCAATGGATAG
- a CDS encoding integron integrase, protein MTTDQGGSNPRLLDQVRDVIRCKHYSIRTESTYTEWIRRYILFHNKQHPKDLNEQHISAFLTHLAVNRKVTSSTQNQALCALVFLYRQVLKMDLGDFENVIRAKKPSKLPVVFTQDEVRQILLQLSGVHWLMGQLLYGAGLRVMECVRLRVKDVDFGYRQIVVRDGKGHKDRVTMLPEIVVDELNRHLEKVKKIHQTDLAAGFGAVYLPYALERKYRNANQSWPWQYVFQASRRSIDPRTGIERRHHLSETVPQRAIRNAIRKSGLTKAGSCHSLRHSFATHLLEGGYDIRTVQELLGHKDVSTTMIYTHVLNRGGKGVQSPSDILFADERGRVSQ, encoded by the coding sequence ATTACTACCGACCAGGGCGGATCCAATCCGAGGCTCCTCGACCAGGTGCGTGATGTCATTCGATGCAAACATTATAGTATTCGCACCGAAAGCACGTACACAGAATGGATAAGACGATATATTCTTTTTCATAATAAACAGCACCCCAAGGACCTGAATGAACAACATATCAGTGCCTTCTTGACCCATTTGGCCGTTAACCGGAAAGTTACCAGTTCCACCCAGAATCAAGCCTTGTGCGCCCTTGTTTTTTTATACCGGCAGGTATTGAAGATGGATCTCGGTGATTTTGAAAATGTGATTCGGGCCAAGAAGCCTTCCAAGCTGCCGGTTGTTTTTACCCAGGATGAAGTCAGACAGATCCTGCTGCAGCTAAGTGGTGTCCATTGGCTGATGGGGCAGTTATTATATGGTGCCGGATTGCGGGTGATGGAGTGTGTCCGGCTGCGGGTTAAGGATGTCGATTTCGGCTACCGGCAAATTGTTGTCAGAGATGGGAAAGGGCACAAAGACCGTGTGACCATGCTTCCCGAAATCGTCGTGGACGAGCTGAATCGGCATTTGGAAAAGGTAAAAAAAATTCACCAAACCGATCTGGCAGCCGGCTTCGGTGCCGTCTACCTGCCCTATGCGCTCGAAAGAAAATATCGTAACGCCAATCAGAGCTGGCCGTGGCAATATGTTTTTCAGGCCTCTCGGCGGTCCATCGATCCGAGAACGGGCATCGAAAGGCGTCACCATCTTTCGGAGACCGTTCCCCAACGGGCCATAAGGAACGCCATCCGTAAAAGCGGTCTAACCAAGGCCGGCAGCTGTCATTCCCTGCGCCACAGCTTCGCCACCCATTTGCTGGAGGGCGGCTACGACATCCGGACCGTCCAGGAGCTGTTGGGGCACAAGGATGTGTCGACCACCATGATTTACACCCACGTGCTCAACCGGGGCGGCAAAGGGGTGCAGAGCCCCAGCGACATCCTGTTCGCAGATGAGAGGGGGAGGGTATCGCAATGA
- the lexA gene encoding transcriptional repressor LexA → MTSDLTPRQKSVLEYIIAFQQEHRMAPTVREICAHLGLKGPAGIHRILNILKDKGYILAEAGKKRSWRFSKEVTGRGIPLIGTIAAGQPLEAIENLETELPIAPSLFGCTRCFGLRVKGDSMIDAHIMDGDLAIIRPARQVENGEIAAVMVQDLLLEATLKVVRRTKSTLSLHPANAAYDAMVFKGPRRKQVSILGKFVGVVRRA, encoded by the coding sequence ATGACTTCCGACCTGACCCCCAGGCAGAAAAGCGTGCTGGAATACATTATCGCCTTTCAGCAGGAACACCGCATGGCACCCACGGTGCGGGAAATCTGCGCCCACCTTGGCCTCAAGGGGCCGGCCGGCATCCACCGCATCCTGAACATTCTGAAGGACAAGGGCTATATCCTGGCCGAAGCGGGCAAGAAGCGATCCTGGCGTTTCAGCAAGGAGGTGACCGGACGCGGCATTCCCTTGATCGGCACCATCGCCGCCGGTCAGCCCCTGGAAGCCATCGAGAACCTGGAAACGGAATTGCCCATCGCGCCGAGTCTTTTCGGCTGCACCCGCTGCTTTGGCTTGCGGGTGAAGGGAGATTCGATGATCGACGCCCACATCATGGATGGCGATCTGGCCATCATCCGGCCCGCTCGGCAGGTCGAAAACGGGGAAATCGCCGCGGTGATGGTTCAGGACCTGCTTTTAGAGGCGACGCTCAAGGTCGTGCGTCGAACGAAAAGCACCCTGTCGCTCCATCCGGCCAACGCGGCCTACGATGCCATGGTGTTCAAGGGGCCCCGGCGAAAGCAGGTCTCGATCCTGGGAAAGTTTGTGGGGGTTGTCCGCAGGGCCTGA
- a CDS encoding GNAT family N-acetyltransferase: MENVRIRELQVADTDDICEIYASIVRKPVDVDFTALIEKHARTENDICFVAELDGKVIGFMISYILTFGFGIEKSAWIATLGVDPEFMGQGIGDRLAREIFKLYKQMGINRVYTSVRWDSTDLLSFFKTLGFDRSKFINLKKDL; encoded by the coding sequence GTGGAAAACGTTCGGATCAGAGAACTTCAGGTCGCCGATACGGATGACATCTGCGAAATCTATGCATCCATCGTCCGGAAACCGGTGGATGTGGACTTTACCGCCCTGATCGAAAAACACGCCCGAACCGAAAACGACATCTGTTTCGTGGCCGAACTGGATGGCAAGGTCATCGGATTCATGATCAGCTATATTCTCACCTTCGGCTTCGGCATCGAGAAAAGCGCCTGGATCGCCACCCTTGGCGTGGACCCCGAATTCATGGGCCAGGGAATCGGGGACCGCCTTGCCCGCGAGATTTTCAAACTCTACAAGCAGATGGGAATCAACCGCGTCTACACCTCGGTGCGCTGGGATTCCACCGACCTGCTCTCCTTTTTCAAAACCCTGGGCTTCGACCGCAGCAAATTCATCAATCTGAAAAAAGACCTCTGA
- a CDS encoding GntR family transcriptional regulator: MNIDIYKQLHHRILFIDYEPGQILKEQSLADEFGVSRTPLRTVLFRLEWEHLVKILPRTGIQVTELELNRIMNVYQARLELEEVVGRLAAERFLPSHFDTLDHIRQACDRLSGEKDTEALADIDFSIKALFLEAAGNPFLKETSDRLYALTFRLWYYNILKMNAEDWTLEVAALKKEIAETSALLVQNNPQEIGPARKRHLLDHLERIRSKFLGLSLSSFS, from the coding sequence ATGAATATCGACATTTACAAGCAACTGCACCATCGGATCCTGTTTATCGACTATGAACCTGGCCAGATCCTCAAAGAGCAATCCCTGGCCGATGAGTTCGGCGTGAGCCGGACTCCGCTGCGAACGGTCCTCTTCCGCCTCGAATGGGAGCACCTGGTCAAGATTCTGCCCCGAACCGGCATTCAGGTGACCGAACTGGAATTGAACCGCATCATGAACGTGTACCAGGCCCGCCTGGAATTGGAGGAAGTGGTCGGCCGCCTGGCCGCCGAGCGGTTCCTGCCGTCTCATTTCGATACGCTCGATCATATCCGGCAGGCCTGTGATCGATTGTCCGGCGAAAAAGACACCGAGGCGCTGGCCGACATCGATTTTTCCATCAAGGCGCTGTTTCTGGAAGCGGCCGGAAACCCGTTTTTGAAAGAGACCTCGGATCGCCTGTATGCGTTGACCTTCCGGTTGTGGTATTATAATATTTTGAAGATGAACGCGGAAGATTGGACCCTTGAAGTTGCCGCACTCAAAAAGGAAATCGCGGAGACTTCGGCGCTGCTGGTTCAGAACAATCCCCAGGAAATTGGCCCTGCCCGCAAGCGGCATCTTTTAGACCATCTCGAACGCATCCGCTCCAAATTTCTGGGACTTTCCCTCAGTTCTTTTTCGTGA
- a CDS encoding DUF2080 family transposase-associated protein — protein MADDQKTRGGETPPEHAPPKVKFEIYGEEMIEKLVKSSGNSGRVYLPPDWVGRHVKIIRMD, from the coding sequence GTGGCAGATGATCAGAAAACCCGCGGGGGCGAAACGCCGCCGGAACACGCACCCCCGAAAGTCAAGTTCGAGATATACGGTGAGGAGATGATCGAGAAGCTGGTCAAATCCAGCGGCAACAGCGGCCGGGTTTACCTGCCGCCGGACTGGGTGGGCCGCCACGTCAAGATCATCCGGATGGATTAA
- a CDS encoding methyl-accepting chemotaxis protein: MLKQISLIKKFAIGFSVILILLVALAGVGYRSQSGIARRARVSDAINAIGQNLAIARQHEQGFVVSRSDQDVEHVRRALNEMKAEITGLEAGGVEVTVKEQLATVQSRAQEYEKAFDAFVDLAAAQSTEAGQMSEKARFALDLTARIRDREQADLEELRRTSQAVIAQKTAWVDAAAQIYNTALEAKVSRVSLMNKNELSTMAQWKGSNKKLAQEVRQLRTQLQTPENMELADQIIKLQKRYIDDVLGYLRTLQSNDLNRMIQTVKDYTWTITSLQFELRQQLDFYREDTQALFDQKLALTQCVNTMANLLIHAQLNEKAMMASRDPSTSGSVTENIRGIYSAADSLKESVDDQQVLAEIAPIVAAVSDYENAFNEIVGLLNSQIQSQASMAQAAGQVDRVCMDARIGQKAKTESQMSRSNLLMLAGTLVAVAVGILFAVATAFMVVRPVRRTADMLKNIAQGDGDLTRRLTIESGDEIGQMAGWFNTFISKLHDIVRNISQSFETVSASSDQLQVISGQMDAGVREMGEKSAAVANAADEMSQHMHSIAAVSEKAASNVERVASAMEHMRQTVADVGQSSDQAGDVTRRAVDEARQASTKVDSLGSAAAEISKVTQLITDISDQTNLLALNATIEAARAGDAGKGFAVVANEIKELAKQTAQATKGIKQQIEGIQNSTAETVSDISRIADVIGEVDEMVSSIGSAVEMQVAAAADISENVGQAASGMAEVNDSVTRTSAFAGEIASDIAEVNRIAGTIADNSTQVSANAGDLALLAKDLIVTIGEFKVDRKYVPVLKKS, from the coding sequence TTGTTGAAACAAATCAGCCTGATAAAAAAATTCGCCATCGGATTCAGCGTGATCCTGATCCTTCTGGTGGCTTTGGCCGGTGTCGGGTACCGGAGCCAGTCCGGTATTGCCCGGCGCGCCAGGGTATCGGATGCCATCAACGCCATCGGCCAAAACCTGGCGATCGCACGTCAGCATGAACAGGGATTCGTCGTCAGCCGCAGCGATCAGGACGTGGAGCATGTCCGTCGGGCGCTGAATGAAATGAAGGCCGAAATTACCGGCCTGGAGGCCGGTGGTGTGGAAGTAACCGTCAAGGAACAGTTGGCGACGGTCCAATCCCGTGCACAGGAGTATGAAAAGGCCTTTGATGCGTTCGTTGACCTGGCCGCGGCCCAGAGCACGGAGGCTGGCCAAATGAGTGAGAAAGCGCGATTCGCACTCGACCTGACCGCCCGGATTCGCGACCGGGAGCAGGCCGATCTGGAGGAACTCCGCCGGACCAGCCAGGCCGTGATCGCCCAAAAAACCGCTTGGGTCGACGCCGCGGCCCAAATTTACAACACCGCATTAGAAGCCAAGGTAAGCCGCGTCTCTCTCATGAACAAGAACGAGTTGAGCACCATGGCCCAGTGGAAGGGCAGCAACAAGAAGCTGGCCCAAGAGGTGCGCCAGCTTCGGACGCAGCTGCAGACACCCGAGAACATGGAACTGGCCGACCAGATTATAAAGCTTCAGAAGCGGTATATCGACGATGTGCTGGGGTATCTGCGAACCCTTCAAAGCAATGATCTCAATCGCATGATCCAAACGGTCAAGGATTATACCTGGACCATTACCTCCCTGCAATTCGAACTGCGGCAGCAACTTGACTTTTATCGGGAAGATACCCAGGCCCTGTTCGATCAAAAGCTGGCCCTGACACAGTGCGTCAATACCATGGCCAACCTGCTGATCCATGCGCAGCTCAATGAGAAAGCAATGATGGCTTCCCGCGATCCGTCCACATCCGGCAGCGTGACCGAAAACATCCGGGGGATCTATTCGGCTGCAGATTCCCTGAAGGAAAGCGTTGACGATCAGCAGGTCCTCGCAGAAATCGCTCCCATCGTTGCGGCGGTCTCCGACTACGAAAACGCGTTCAACGAGATCGTGGGCCTTCTGAACAGCCAGATCCAGTCACAGGCTAGCATGGCCCAGGCCGCCGGCCAGGTTGATCGCGTCTGCATGGATGCCCGCATCGGCCAGAAAGCCAAGACCGAAAGCCAGATGTCCCGGTCCAATCTGCTGATGCTGGCGGGCACCCTGGTGGCTGTTGCCGTTGGCATTCTCTTCGCTGTGGCCACCGCCTTTATGGTCGTGCGGCCGGTGCGGCGAACCGCCGACATGCTTAAAAACATCGCCCAGGGGGACGGGGATCTCACCCGGCGCCTGACCATCGAAAGCGGCGACGAAATCGGCCAGATGGCCGGATGGTTCAACACGTTCATCTCCAAACTGCACGATATCGTGCGCAATATTTCGCAGTCCTTTGAAACCGTGAGTGCATCGTCCGACCAGCTGCAGGTCATCTCCGGCCAGATGGACGCCGGGGTGCGCGAGATGGGTGAGAAATCGGCGGCCGTGGCCAATGCGGCCGACGAAATGAGCCAGCATATGCATTCCATTGCCGCAGTCAGCGAAAAGGCCGCCAGCAACGTGGAACGGGTGGCATCGGCCATGGAACACATGCGCCAGACGGTGGCCGATGTCGGCCAAAGCTCGGACCAGGCCGGGGATGTTACCCGCCGTGCGGTGGACGAAGCCCGGCAGGCATCCACCAAAGTGGACAGCCTGGGCAGCGCTGCGGCCGAGATTAGCAAGGTGACCCAGTTGATTACCGACATTTCCGACCAGACCAACCTGCTGGCCCTCAACGCCACCATCGAGGCGGCCCGGGCCGGCGATGCCGGCAAGGGTTTTGCGGTGGTGGCCAACGAGATCAAGGAACTGGCCAAGCAGACCGCCCAGGCCACCAAAGGAATCAAGCAGCAGATCGAGGGCATTCAGAACTCCACCGCCGAAACCGTATCGGACATCAGCCGCATCGCCGATGTGATCGGGGAGGTGGACGAAATGGTATCCTCCATCGGTTCCGCCGTGGAAATGCAGGTGGCGGCCGCAGCCGATATCAGCGAAAACGTCGGTCAGGCGGCCAGCGGCATGGCCGAAGTCAACGACAGCGTCACCCGGACCAGCGCCTTTGCAGGAGAAATCGCCTCCGATATCGCCGAAGTGAACCGGATTGCCGGTACGATTGCGGACAACAGCACCCAGGTGAGCGCCAACGCCGGGGACCTCGCTCTTCTGGCTAAAGACCTGATCGTCACCATCGGGGAATTCAAGGTGGACCGCAAGTATGTGCCGGTGCTGAAAAAGAGCTAA
- a CDS encoding thiamine pyrophosphate-dependent enzyme, translated as MDSLLNASRPAVFCPGCAHDQVLRALDKTLVSMGYGGEDVAIVTDIGCSGLFDTFFNTHAFHGLHGRALTYATGIKMARPDLKVIVTMGDGGLGIGGAHVLSTCRRNIDLTLLVLNNFNYGMTGGQCSSTTPQDAVVGSGFLNKLEKPVDICQVAGAAGAPWVKRASTYQPDLSEILKAAIEFDGFSLVDIWGICPGRYTRRNKLTFKVVGENLDRMPPLPDYKAINARMEYGKAYRKEAATLATPKDPVRIPATCTPPAAGRQEVVLLGSAGQRIITAGELLCLAGASAGCHASQKNDYPITVMRGHSVSEVILADTTIDYTGIEDPSVVIALASEGVNRRRKLFASLSSRALVIKAAGVDLPECRAQVVEIDFKARKIKSPDWALAALAVLAQRKNALNPEMLTAALKLRFNRTVLEMATAVIEKVAA; from the coding sequence ATGGATAGTCTGTTGAATGCAAGCCGGCCGGCGGTTTTCTGCCCGGGCTGTGCCCACGACCAGGTGCTGCGCGCCCTGGACAAAACCCTGGTTTCGATGGGATACGGCGGCGAGGATGTGGCCATCGTCACCGATATCGGTTGCTCCGGCCTTTTCGATACTTTTTTCAACACCCATGCCTTCCACGGCCTGCACGGCCGGGCCCTGACCTACGCCACCGGCATCAAGATGGCCCGGCCGGACCTGAAGGTCATCGTTACCATGGGCGACGGCGGCCTGGGCATCGGCGGCGCCCATGTGCTTTCCACCTGCCGGCGCAACATCGACCTGACCCTGCTGGTGCTCAACAACTTCAACTACGGCATGACCGGCGGGCAGTGCTCGTCCACCACCCCCCAGGATGCCGTAGTGGGCTCCGGTTTTCTCAACAAGCTGGAAAAGCCGGTGGATATCTGCCAGGTGGCCGGCGCGGCCGGGGCGCCATGGGTCAAAAGGGCCTCCACCTACCAGCCGGACCTGAGTGAAATTCTCAAGGCGGCCATCGAATTCGACGGGTTTTCCCTGGTGGACATCTGGGGAATCTGCCCGGGCCGCTACACCCGGCGCAACAAACTGACGTTCAAGGTGGTCGGGGAAAATCTGGACCGGATGCCGCCTTTGCCCGATTACAAAGCCATCAACGCCCGCATGGAGTACGGCAAGGCCTATCGTAAGGAAGCGGCCACCCTCGCCACGCCGAAGGACCCGGTGCGCATCCCGGCCACCTGCACGCCGCCTGCCGCCGGTCGGCAGGAGGTGGTGCTTCTGGGCAGCGCCGGCCAGCGGATCATCACGGCCGGCGAACTGCTGTGCCTGGCCGGGGCGTCGGCCGGCTGCCATGCCAGCCAGAAAAACGACTATCCCATCACCGTCATGCGGGGGCACTCGGTCAGTGAAGTGATTCTTGCCGATACGACCATCGACTACACCGGCATCGAAGACCCGTCGGTGGTCATCGCCCTGGCTTCCGAAGGGGTGAACCGCCGCCGGAAACTGTTCGCGTCCCTTTCCTCCCGGGCATTGGTGATCAAGGCGGCCGGAGTCGACCTGCCCGAATGCCGGGCCCAGGTGGTGGAAATCGATTTCAAAGCCCGCAAGATCAAATCCCCGGACTGGGCCCTGGCGGCCCTGGCGGTGCTGGCCCAGCGCAAGAATGCGCTCAATCCGGAAATGCTCACCGCAGCCCTGAAACTGCGGTTCAACCGGACGGTATTGGAAATGGCAACGGCAGTGATCGAGAAGGTCGCTGCCTGA